The following are encoded in a window of Paramormyrops kingsleyae isolate MSU_618 chromosome 12, PKINGS_0.4, whole genome shotgun sequence genomic DNA:
- the tmem128 gene encoding transmembrane protein 128, translating to MADALANSELQSLRNRFKKDAEFVLRGVSENDTGEKSPEDKDAKPLPRFNRHSIFWIVASIGLTYYTDFFSVLMKDENIKSWWFSVGVALLGVSLAMALFSIVYLDWFRGVRQYDVQYPAIAPVTTAAFIASSCSFNIALWPVWSICTPIILFTQFMGIVMFISLLG from the exons ATGGCGGACGCGTTAGCAAACAGCGAGCTGCAAAGTCTTCGGAATCGTTTCAAAAAAGATGCAGAGTTTGTTTTGCGCGGGGTTTCTGAAAATGACACTGGAGAGAAGA GTCCGGAGGACAAAGATGCAAAACCTCTCCCTCGCTTTAACCGTCACTCCATCTTCTGGATTGTGGCTTCCATCGGGCTGACTTACTACACTGATTTCTTCTCTGTCCTTATGAAAGACGAGAACATTAAAAG CTGGTGGTTCAGCGTGGGTGTGGCCCTGCTGGGAGTGAGCCTGGCAATGGCGCTCTTCAGCATCGTCTACCTCGACTGGTTCCGGGGGGTCCGGCAGTATGACGTTCAGTACCCAGCCATCGCACCCGTGACCACTGCCGCCTTCATCGCTTCCTCCTGCAG CTTCAATATAGCACTTTGGCCCGTGTGGTCAATCTGCACTCCCATTATCCTCTTCACCCAGTTCATGGGAATTGTGATGTTCATCTCCCTACTTGGCTGA